The segment CGGACATACTGGACGTTCGCATAGACCGGCATGCGGGTCTCTTCGCCGGTGAAGGAGTATTCGACGCCGCCGCCGACCTGGTAGCCGTCGGTGCGGAAGTGGTCATAATAGCCGCCAGCCGGCGCATCGACGCGCTTGCGCTGCTCGTTGCTGACATAGCCGCCCTTGGCGAAGATGAGCAGCTGCGGGGTGGCGAGCACGCCCGCGCGGACCGCGGCGCCATATTCGTCGAACGACTTGTGGCAGACGGTGGCGTTGACGCCCGCGGACGAGCAATTCTCGTTCCACTCATTGGCGCGCCAGTAGCTGCCCTCGGCGCCGATCACGATGCGATCGCCGATCTGGCCGTCGAAGCCGACGGTGCCGCCG is part of the Sphingomonas sp. genome and harbors:
- a CDS encoding porin family protein, with the translated sequence MRSAFIVAIAALGFTATAAQAQDTATSSNGTSFRGIRIEANAGGDRFQSQGNHNDKFGYGGTVGFDGQIGDRIVIGAEGSYWRANEWNENCSSAGVNATVCHKSFDEYGAAVRAGVLATPQLLIFAKGGYVSNEQRKRVDAPAGGYYDHFRTDGYQVGGGVEYSFTGEETRMPVYANVQYVRSQYNDHTARQRVMAGVGIRFR